The following proteins come from a genomic window of Pseudomonas sp. MAG733B:
- a CDS encoding aldehyde dehydrogenase family protein translates to MADAKRFDNYINGEWVAGGDYSANINPSELSDTIGDYAKADLAQVNAAIDAARAAFPAWSTSGIQARHDSLDKVGTEILARREELGTLLAREEGKTLPEAIGEVTRAGNIFKFFAGECLRLSGDYLPSVRPGVNVEVTREALGVVGLITPWNFPIAIPSWKIAPALAYGNCVVLKPADLVPGCAWALAEIISRAGFPAGVFNLVMGSGRVVGDALVHSPKVDGISFTGSVGVGRQIAVSCVSRQAKVQLEMGGKNPQVILDDADLKQAVELSVQSAFYSTGQRCTASSRFIVTAGIHDKFVEAMAERMKSIKVGHALKAGTDIGPVVSQAQLEQDMKYIDIGQSEGARLVSGGGLVTCDTEGYFLAPTLFADSEASMRISQEEIFGPVANIVRVADYEAALAMANDTEFGLSAGIATTSLKYANHFKRHSQAGMVMVNLPTAGVDYHVPFGGRKGSSYGSREQGRYAQEFYTVVKTSYIGS, encoded by the coding sequence GTGGCAGATGCAAAGCGTTTCGATAACTACATCAACGGCGAATGGGTTGCCGGTGGCGATTACTCGGCCAACATCAACCCGTCCGAGCTCAGCGACACCATCGGCGACTACGCCAAGGCTGACCTGGCTCAGGTCAACGCCGCCATCGATGCTGCCCGTGCCGCATTCCCGGCGTGGTCCACTTCCGGCATTCAGGCGCGTCATGATTCGCTGGATAAAGTCGGCACTGAAATCCTCGCCCGTCGCGAAGAACTCGGCACCCTGCTGGCTCGCGAAGAGGGCAAGACCCTGCCTGAAGCCATCGGCGAAGTGACCCGCGCCGGCAACATCTTCAAGTTCTTCGCCGGTGAATGCCTGCGTCTGTCTGGCGACTATCTGCCGTCCGTACGTCCGGGCGTCAACGTCGAAGTTACTCGCGAAGCCTTGGGCGTGGTGGGTCTGATCACCCCGTGGAACTTCCCGATTGCCATTCCTTCATGGAAAATCGCCCCGGCCCTGGCCTATGGCAACTGCGTCGTGCTCAAGCCTGCTGACCTGGTGCCGGGTTGCGCCTGGGCGCTGGCGGAAATCATCTCCCGCGCAGGCTTCCCGGCCGGCGTGTTCAACCTGGTGATGGGCAGCGGTCGTGTGGTTGGCGATGCACTGGTCCACAGCCCGAAAGTCGACGGCATCAGTTTCACCGGTTCCGTGGGTGTCGGTCGTCAGATCGCCGTCAGCTGCGTGTCGCGTCAAGCCAAAGTCCAGTTGGAAATGGGTGGCAAGAACCCGCAGGTCATTCTCGACGACGCCGACCTCAAGCAAGCGGTCGAGTTGTCGGTACAGAGCGCGTTCTACTCCACCGGCCAGCGTTGCACGGCGTCGAGCCGCTTCATCGTCACCGCCGGCATCCACGACAAGTTCGTTGAAGCCATGGCCGAGCGCATGAAGTCGATCAAGGTCGGCCACGCGCTGAAAGCCGGCACCGACATCGGTCCGGTGGTTTCCCAGGCCCAGCTTGAACAGGACATGAAGTACATCGACATCGGCCAGTCCGAAGGTGCACGTCTGGTCAGCGGCGGCGGTCTGGTGACCTGCGACACCGAGGGTTATTTCCTCGCGCCAACCCTGTTTGCCGACAGCGAAGCGTCGATGCGTATCAGCCAGGAAGAGATCTTTGGCCCAGTGGCCAACATCGTCCGCGTGGCCGATTACGAAGCTGCCCTGGCCATGGCCAACGACACCGAATTCGGTCTGTCGGCGGGCATCGCCACCACGTCGTTGAAGTACGCCAACCACTTCAAGCGCCACTCCCAGGCCGGGATGGTGATGGTCAACCTGCCGACCGCCGGCGTGGACTACCACGTTCCGTTCGGTGGCCGTAAAGGTTCATCCTATGGATCACGTGAGCAAGGTCGCTATGCGCAAGAGTTTTACACGGTCGTGAAGACCTCCTACATCGGTTCGTAA